The window TCCGCAAATGAGTCTTCGAGCAGTGACAGCGCACAGGCTGGACCGTCGATATATCCGAACCAACCAGACCGACAGGTTtaccaacaccctcagcaaaCGCCACGACCTATCTCCACGGGACCAATtcaggagggggatgaagtgCTGCAACCACCTAATCCACAATTTTCGAAACCAAATCCAGCCGCTTCCGCCGACTCGCTTGCCGAAAGTTTGCTCAAAGGTGCTAGGAAACCTGCGCAGCCTCATGAATGGAGACCagtggagagggaggagattcTCAACAGGACTGGGGAATGGAAGACCCAGGGAGTACCGCCACTTACCTTTAGGCCATGGCCATTACGAGCACCCGCTTTGTTTGGGTTCATGGCCACATGTGTGCTGATGATCGCGGCTCTTGCCTTTGGTGCTGTTTGGTCACATCAAAAACAGGGGTTAGTTGGTTGGGACGACATCGTGGGCGGCCGGTATTTCGTCTTTAGGATCCTCCCGCAACTAGTCGGGGCTGTCTTCCTGCTCTATGCGCAGTTCATCATCACAACCATCTTCCGGATCCTACCGTTTGTGCGGTTGGCTTCTCACGACCCCCAGGTCCGTGATGGTGCGGTATACCAGAGACTCTACCCTTCGTTTCTCTGGCCGAAGTTTGTCGGACCGTGGAATGTCTGGGTGCCGATCTTTGTTACTTGGCTGATGAACTTTACCATCCCGCTTCAGAGCTCGCTTTTTACGGTTATTCTTgcggaagagggggaggagagacAGTGGGTTTGGGCCACATGTCAAGGTGTGGCTTGGGCCTTGGTAGGGTTATACCTGTTGTTGCTCATTTCAACAATCATCGTCTGGAGATTCTGGGCAACTACCGAAAAGACCGGTCTGATTTGGGACCCTCGATCTCTGGCCGATTACATCGCCATCGTCTCCGAAACCAACACCGCGACCGACTATCGCGGTACTCAACTCGCCCGCGGAATAGAGGGCATCCGCTTCGCCCTCCGCCGCCGTGCTCACGATAGGCTAGGGTACTGGACCTGGAAAGATGGTCGCCCGGGTTTCTGGCATACTCTTGGGAGCCCCATGGATAACGAGTccaacctccttccctttccGGATGTCACCAGCGGTCAAAGAATGGAGAAACAACCATTCAACAACCAAAGCCCCCTAATCGAAAACCCCGATCACCATCCCGACCTCGAAGCCTCGGACCCGAACGCCACAATCCGACACAGATACCTCCCCTGGTCATTGCGAACAAGCCAACTCCTCTGGTTCATCATCGCGAGCGTTATCCTCCTTGCCGCCCTCTTTGtcgtctccttcctcccatcaacTCGTATAAGCAAGGGCTTCACCCCCGGATTGCGCGCCGACCCCCAACCAGGCGCGTTCTCCGCCGCGGATTTCCTCTACGCGTTTGTCCCCTCCCTGTTGGGGATGATGCTGTTCCTCAGCTTCCAGCACATAACCACCcacttcctcatcctcacgcCCTGGGCGGCACTATCTTCCCCCGGCGGTTGCCGAGCGGAAGAGGGACTCCTAGTCGACTACCCAGCCTGCCTCCCCCTCGAATCCAGCTTCAAAGCCCTGAGGAACAAGCATTTCCGCGCGGCGTTTCTGTCGTTCAGCTCAACTTTGTTTCTGGCGATCCCGGTCCTGGCAGGGGGGATGTTTATGGCCTTGACGAAACTATCCAGAACGAGAAGGGAAGAagacggggtggtggtcgaggACTGGGAGCAAGAGGTGAGGATGTATGCTAACATGCCTGCTTATACTCTtttgctggcggtgctggggCTGTATCTCGTGGCGTTGGTGAGTCTTGTgccaaagaggaaggaggtggggatgccgcatggggttgggtgtctggcggaggtggtggggtaTCTTGTGAACAAcgagttgagggaggagctggcttTCAAGAGGTGTGTCAACAAGGAGGAGCTTCTGGAACggatgggggcgggggggagggggaatggggggaTTGATATGAGTCCGAGGTGGTATTtcgggtttgggggggagggggtggcgggtGTGCCGCTTATTGggggggagcagcagcaaaatggggagatggagagtgAGCTTGGGATtaggaggttgaggaggtttactgagaagaggagggttagGAAGAGCATGATTAGGAGGGGGAATGATGGGTTGTCTTTGTGAGGTGGGGGTTGGCTTTTGGGATTGtttggagttttgggagGATACCACGGTTGatacattttttttttttggaacaTTTGCGAAGCATGGCGAATgtgaaaggggaggggggaaaaatACTCGAAAATTGTTAGATACCAGGAAGATGGAAGGGTATAATGTCTGAATGTTGGTCAATGTATGAGAATGGAATGGAATGGAATGGAATGGCGATGGGATGTGTTATGAATAATGTACGGAAATGGGTGGGCAtagttgggagggagattcTTTGTCACATACTACTTACTACTTACTCTTGTTAGACAcgccaaaaaacaaaaaaacaaaagacagAGCCGAATAAATGGTAGATACCTCTCTGATGAATTGGTCTTTGCATTTGGCTGGTGTGCATTAAATCAGAAGTCTGCAGATCCCACGAGCTGGCTGGGTGAGTTATCCTCCAATATCAACGAGAATTGCTAGCTCCATGAccttggtgaggaggtgaaTAGGCCGGTTCGACGAATCAGGATGGGCACGCATGAGCTTTTCAAAAACGTATGATACTTTGATTTGCTAAACATTTACCATGCCCAGCGGTAAGATCCATGTAAGGCGTCATGATATAACCCTTCCACCACGCCAACTTCTTTTCAGACATTAACAACAAAAACGTGGTAATAATACCAATCAGCCGTGAGGCCTGTCCTGTCATATTCCCTTCTCCCACCTATACCGATTCGCCCCCTCTTTCCATTTGCCGTGAGGCATCCTTGTCCGTCTTTTTGAATTAAATGAGTTTTGTAAGCTCAAGATTATGGGTTGATCAACCCATTAGCATAAAAGTGATTGCTGCAGCCCATCCCCTTTTACACCATGCAAGGGGTATAATATGCAGCCTTATGtgctttttgggggggggggtgtatCATCACCTTGCTGCCTGTCTCCCTTCCGACCGCCATATGTTTGGAAATGATGCTGGTACTGTTTGTCCCCCCATCACTCCCAAAGATGTGATAAAACGTAGTATGTTGATGAATATGTAAACAAGCCGTGTGCTCTCAAGAGTGAGCCTGAGTTGTTATCCTTGTCCTGCGATTGGCCGCGTGACCCGAGTATTCCTATTTTTAATCCAATCCATGGCGAAGCGGCGGAACCACCTCCACTATTATCATGTCCGATGTCGATGTGACCGATGCCCACGATCCCGTCTCGACGACCCACCGCCGCCTGACCGCTCCAGCTCACGCTCCAACTCCTCAGCACGCCGGCGATAGTCCCTAACAATATCCCGGATGTGTCTGATGCGGTCAAAGTCCAGCTCGAGCTCGTCTATCTGCGCCATGATGTCGTGGTAGCGCGCAATCTCGGCATCGGCATTGTCGATGAGCTGACCACTCTGGTCATAGACGCTCAGAGTTACTATTTGCGATTGTTCCATCAG is drawn from Podospora pseudocomata strain CBS 415.72m chromosome 1 map unlocalized CBS415.72m_1, whole genome shotgun sequence and contains these coding sequences:
- a CDS encoding uncharacterized protein (COG:S; EggNog:ENOG503P0U4) is translated as MSFQNNKQQQPRTHLQYNLAQQQHPRSHSNSSSEVTPPQRDEGHAASASHPSSLPPPPPPPQTQTQFSHFPARPTSTTTYSEPDYGADQIHNPPSVARAHGQPVIVEGPYLRGTNMASPPGYQQPDWEPAFNARMLTDFREDLARMDGVITPGVDDTPYIHQAIEALTRRDRDTGYSANESSSSDSAQAGPSIYPNQPDRQVYQHPQQTPRPISTGPIQEGDEVLQPPNPQFSKPNPAASADSLAESLLKGARKPAQPHEWRPVEREEILNRTGEWKTQGVPPLTFRPWPLRAPALFGFMATCVLMIAALAFGAVWSHQKQGLVGWDDIVGGRYFVFRILPQLVGAVFLLYAQFIITTIFRILPFVRLASHDPQVRDGAVYQRLYPSFLWPKFVGPWNVWVPIFVTWLMNFTIPLQSSLFTVILAEEGEERQWVWATCQGVAWALVGLYLLLLISTIIVWRFWATTEKTGLIWDPRSLADYIAIVSETNTATDYRGTQLARGIEGIRFALRRRAHDRLGYWTWKDGRPGFWHTLGSPMDNESNLLPFPDVTSGQRMEKQPFNNQSPLIENPDHHPDLEASDPNATIRHRYLPWSLRTSQLLWFIIASVILLAALFVVSFLPSTRISKGFTPGLRADPQPGAFSAADFLYAFVPSLLGMMLFLSFQHITTHFLILTPWAALSSPGGCRAEEGLLVDYPACLPLESSFKALRNKHFRAAFLSFSSTLFLAIPVLAGGMFMALTKLSRTRREEDGVVVEDWEQEVRMYANMPAYTLLLAVLGLYLVALVSLVPKRKEVGMPHGVGCLAEVVGYLVNNELREELAFKRCVNKEELLERMGAGGRGNGGIDMSPRWYFGFGGEGVAGVPLIGGEQQQNGEMESELGIRRLRRFTEKRRVRKSMIRRGNDGLSL
- a CDS encoding uncharacterized protein (EggNog:ENOG503P3GK), which produces MSSSSQQPPTNAVPDTQLGLTEDEIQILRHGQQAVAAAGSSSSRAASRASSQGLLMIDSSSLSALGRHFDRVMQHIQQRLEYLMEQSQIVTLSVYDQSGQLIDNADAEIARYHDIMAQIDELELDFDRIRHIRDIVRDYRRRAEELERELERSGGGGSSRRDRGHRSHRHRT